The following are encoded in a window of Psilocybe cubensis strain MGC-MH-2018 chromosome 4, whole genome shotgun sequence genomic DNA:
- a CDS encoding Tafazzin has protein sequence MSPVLSAATVTTVGLACKAFLSSGLASIQVHGLHILKDALEGPDRDSRRGILTVCNHISTLDDPVTWGVLPVRYYLSSRTTRWALGASDIMFTNPVFSTFFSLGQTLETFRGKGIYQDAVDTAIQKLNEGQWVHLYGEGKVNQPKDYRRDKLGRVCIQRFKWGVGRILMETEIPPIVIPMWITGFDQLMPEGRPFPNKYLPRIGARMSVTFGQPVPTEKLEEALDVSPRDSDVISSATAGSNEQLKGWLGEAAALRSEQEQIYTSLVRQKVTAIIHRAVEDLGRSILPPLLKEPISIQ, from the exons ATGTCCCCCGTCTTGTCCGCTGCGACAGTCACCACCGTCGGCCTCGCATGCAAggcttttctttcttcaggTCTCGCCTCAATACAAGTCCATGGTCTCCATATCCTCAAAGATGCTCTCGAGGGCCCAGATCGCGACTCCCGCCGTGGCATACTGACCG TTTGCAACCACATCTCAAC GCTGGATGATCCTGTCACTTGGGGTGTCCTTCCTGTGCGCTACTATCTGAGTTCCCGAACTACACGCTGGGCTCTAGGCGCTTCTGACATCATGTTTACGAATCC GGTATTTTCTACCTTCTTTTCGCTCGGACAGACTCTCGAAACTTTCCGTGGCAAAGGGATCTATCAGGATGCGGTGGACACAGCTATTCAAAAACTCAACGAAGGACAATGG GTGCATCTATATGGCGAAGGAAAAGTCAATCAGCCCAAGGACTACCGTCGAGATAAACTTGGGCGCGTCTGCATCCAGCGATTTAAATGGGGCGT GGGCCGAATCCTAATGGAGACAGAAATTCCTCCCATCGTGATCCCGATGTGGATAACAGGCTTCGACCAACTGATGCCAGAAGGACGTCCTTTCCCAAACAAATATCTGCCACGGATTGGTGCACGTATGAGCGTCACATTTGGCCAGCCTGTACCTACAGAAAAACTGGAGGAAGCCTTGGATGTATCGCCACGGGATTCTGATGTCATTTCTTCTGCTACTGCGGGTTCCAATGAGCAGCTCAAGGGATGGCTAGGTGAGGCTGCGGCTTTGCGCAGTGAACAGGAACAAATCTATACATCACTAGTGCGCCAAAAGGTTACCGCAATAATCCATCGAGCCGTAGAAGATTTAGGTCGATCTATCTTGCCACCACTTCTAAAGGAGCCCATTTCAATACAATAG
- a CDS encoding Vacuolar calcium ion transporter, which yields MSKIASTDSSESRQRTHTHLRIQDLEEGSIEPKHSPGNLLSAGAESRRSRLSSSRLQELGQELGEAFKFQENKEELVKFWDQFTRKGKRNIGVLESLNAIFWSSWLNIFLFFIPVAWVSHFLHWNDTLTFSLCFFAIVPLERLFDYGGEQMAFYLGKELGDLVVVTLNNAVEATLAIILLKKCELILLKSTIIGVVILHLLLVPGTAFVIGGARIIQQDLHPHSTQLNHSLLTLGVLSLLIPASFFSAISGALDVNNKAAVVTAVDDNTRHSFLQMSRGLAVLLLFVYLCSRIYLHNPPGDSNDLTRVTVSEAPEEFKEHVAHLRNDDPEVNQWVCMLMLAICIAFMATTAEYLVESIDFVQKSHRIKVEWFGLILLPFVSFAADGTVAVVYFVRYMFRHIFHEPTPPTTLAKGEAIDLSIQFTLFWMPLLVLIGWWTDKPLSLLFETFEVAVLLGSCFLVNYVTADSKTNWAEGIAMVAFYLMIAVCSWFYPGQVEIKLLSTCNSVQAAIEEFAATGLVE from the exons ATGTCCAAAATCGCCAGCACCGATAGCAGCGAATCTCGCCAGCGGACACACACCCATCTTCGTATTCAAGACCTAGAAGAAGGCAGCATCGAGCCTAAACATAGTCCTGGCAACCTGTTATCTGCTGGAGCAGAATCCCGCCGGAGTAGGCTCAGCAGTAGCCGTCTACAGGAACTCGGTCAGGAGCTTGGCGAGGCATTCAAATTCCAAGAAAACAAGGAAGAATTGGTTAAATTTTGGGATCAATTTAcgaggaaagggaaaaggaaTATCGGAGTCTTGGAAAGTTTAAACGCCATATTCTGGTCATCAT GGCTCAACATATTTCTGTTCTTCATCCCGGTTGCTTGGGTTTCTCACTTCTTGCACTGGAATGATACACTTACATTTTCCC TCTGCTTTTTTGCAATCGTTCCGCTGGAGAGACTCTTCGATTACGGGGGAGAGCAGATGGCCTTTTATCTTGGGAAGGAGCTGGGAGATCTGGTTGTTGTAACGCTCAATAA TGCCGTAGAAGCCACACTCGCTATCATCCTTCTCAAAAAATGCGA GTTAATATTGTTGAAGTCAACTATCATCG GCGTTGTTATTCTACATCTATTACTTGTACCTGGCACAGCGTTCGTCATTGGGGGAGCACGGATAATTCAACAAGACCTGCATCCTCATTCAACTCAACTCAACCACTCCCTTCTGACTCTTGG GGTCCTGAGTTTACTTATCCCGGCATCTTTTTTCTCTGCTATCAGCGGTGCGCTGGATGTCAACAATAAGGCGGCTGTAGTGACAGCGGTCGATGACAACACTCGACACAGTTTCTTGCAGATGAGCCGAGGCCTTGCGGTATTATTGCTCTTCGTTTACCTCTGTTCTCGGATCTACCTCCATAACCCTCCTGGCGATAGTAATGACCTCACCCGTGTCACTGTTTCTGAAGCACCCGAAGAATTCAAGGAGCACGTTGCACATTTGAGAAACGATGACCCGGAAGTAAATCAATGGGTGTGCATGTTGATGCTTGCCATATGCATCGCGTTTATGGCTACAACGGCAGAATAT CTTGTCGAATCCATCGACTTTGTACAAAAAAGCCACAGGATCAAAGTCGA GTGGTTCGGCCTGATATTGCTGCCATTTGTATCTTTTGCAGCAGATGGCACTGTCGCTGTTGTGTATTTTGTCCGATACATGTTTAGACACATCTTCCACGAGCCCACTCCCCCGACTACTTTAGCCAAAGGAGAGGCTATTGACCTCAGCATCCAATTTACGTTGTTCTGGATGCCCCTTTTGGTCCTCATTGGCTGGTGGACTGATAAACCACTGAGCTTACTCTTCG AAACTTTCGAAGTGGCAGTCCTGTTGGGATCCTGTTTCCTTGTCAACTATGTCACTGCGGACTCCAAAACAAACTGGGCTGAAGGCATTGCCATGGTCGCTTTCTACCTAATGATT GCTGTATGTTCATGGTTCTATCCAGGCCAGGTAGAAATCAAACTTCTGTCGACTTGTAACAGTGTGCAGGCAGCGATTGAAGAGTTTGCGGCCACTGGGCTCGTGGAATAA